A single Halobellus ruber DNA region contains:
- a CDS encoding thiamine pyrophosphate-binding protein: MATDSYTGADLFVDALERYGVTHLFGNPGTTELPLMRAVADSALDYVLGLHEDIAVGMAGGYASARRYHAHHDPTITPLGVVNLHVAPGMAHGLGNLQNAAWSGAPLVVTAGNHSTDFQHEEPILSGELVGMVEEYCKLSAEVTDVSALPTMTRRAVKTALTPPTGPVFLSLPMDVMMDGTDAAPERLGSIPGAGAGDASRLADAAAALEGADDPVLVVGDRIARSGPEAVDAAVELAEATGTAVYSEMNTCEISFPPDHDQWVSFLSPDPEMARPAFDTDTIVFVGCTSNTPYIPYDEPYVPPEATVVEVNLDPREIGKNDPADVAIAGDPGAAMREVADRVTVPEAERRRRRSAVPERREAAAASLGIGEGTTPDGEITKSALADALADVAGDSYVLNESNTSKFALLSRWHLQPEQFVSNKNGGLGYSLPATVGAAVAHEEHGSDRPVVGFVGDGSYLYYPQTLYSAARYDLDLTVVVPNNRNYRILKDGMLEIYGGTDADHEYVGMDLDPAVDLVANAESHGADGVRIDDPDELAGALSELIDADGPTVADVTVTD; the protein is encoded by the coding sequence TTCGGCAATCCCGGAACGACGGAACTCCCGCTGATGCGGGCTGTCGCCGACTCCGCGCTCGATTACGTACTCGGCCTCCACGAGGACATCGCGGTGGGGATGGCGGGCGGGTACGCGAGCGCGCGGCGGTACCACGCACACCACGACCCGACCATCACGCCCCTGGGCGTTGTGAACCTCCACGTCGCCCCGGGGATGGCACACGGGCTGGGCAACCTCCAGAACGCGGCGTGGTCGGGCGCCCCGCTCGTGGTCACCGCGGGCAACCACAGCACCGACTTCCAACACGAGGAGCCGATCCTCTCGGGCGAACTCGTCGGGATGGTCGAGGAGTACTGCAAACTGAGCGCCGAGGTCACCGACGTCTCGGCGCTCCCGACGATGACCCGCCGGGCGGTGAAGACGGCGCTCACGCCGCCGACGGGGCCGGTCTTTCTGAGCCTTCCGATGGACGTGATGATGGACGGGACGGACGCCGCGCCGGAGCGCCTGGGGTCGATCCCCGGCGCCGGGGCGGGAGACGCCTCGCGGCTCGCCGACGCGGCAGCCGCGCTTGAGGGGGCCGACGACCCGGTCTTGGTCGTCGGCGATCGGATCGCGCGGTCGGGTCCGGAGGCCGTCGACGCCGCCGTGGAACTCGCGGAGGCGACCGGGACCGCGGTGTACAGCGAGATGAACACCTGCGAGATCAGCTTCCCGCCGGACCACGACCAGTGGGTGTCGTTTCTCTCGCCCGATCCCGAGATGGCGCGACCCGCGTTCGACACCGACACCATAGTGTTCGTCGGCTGCACGTCGAACACTCCCTACATCCCGTACGACGAGCCGTACGTCCCTCCCGAGGCGACGGTCGTGGAAGTCAACCTCGACCCCCGGGAAATCGGGAAGAACGACCCCGCTGACGTGGCGATCGCCGGCGACCCCGGAGCCGCGATGCGGGAGGTCGCCGACCGCGTGACCGTCCCGGAGGCGGAGCGCCGTCGGCGGCGGTCAGCAGTTCCCGAACGGCGCGAGGCGGCGGCGGCGTCCCTGGGAATCGGGGAGGGAACGACCCCGGATGGAGAGATCACCAAGTCGGCGCTCGCGGACGCGCTGGCCGACGTGGCGGGCGACAGTTACGTGCTCAACGAGAGCAACACAAGCAAGTTCGCGCTGCTCTCCCGGTGGCACCTCCAGCCCGAACAGTTCGTCTCGAACAAGAACGGCGGGCTCGGATACAGCCTCCCCGCGACGGTCGGGGCCGCCGTCGCCCACGAGGAACACGGCAGCGACCGCCCGGTCGTCGGGTTCGTCGGCGACGGCTCGTACCTCTATTACCCCCAGACGCTGTACTCCGCCGCGCGGTACGACCTCGATCTCACGGTAGTCGTCCCCAACAACCGGAACTACCGCATCCTCAAGGACGGGATGCTGGAGATCTACGGCGGTACCGACGCGGATCACGAGTACGTCGGGATGGACCTCGACCCGGCGGTGGATCTCGTGGCCAACGCCGAGAGCCACGGCGCCGACGGCGTCCGGATCGACGACCCCGACGAGTTGGCCGGGGCGCTGTCCGAACTGATCGACGCCGACGGCCCCACGGTCGCCGACGTGACCGTCACCGACTGA